AAGAGTGAAACGGGTGCTGGTCGGCGGAATTGATGAATTTGACACAATCCTTGCTTACAGCCGGAAACGATTTATAAAAAACAATATGGGAAAATATGCTGACCCCGCTCTCCAGGATCTCAATTCGATCCCCGGAGAAGGAGCTGGTTTTTTCCTGCTTGAAAAAGATAAGAGAAAAAAAGGTTCAACTCTCAAAATGCCGGTAATTGGCCGGATAACCCGAAAGAGCTTTGAAAGAAAGGAAAAATTGGGAAAAACAATCTGCTACGATTATTCCCGGTCGGAGGCTGTCATGGATAAACCAGCATGGCTGGATCCAATGGCTCGGAAACAACAGAGTAATGTAGATCCGACTGCGACCGCAAGATTTTCAGATAAACCGGACAGACAAACAGATTCGCGACGCTTCTACGGAGAATTCCCCACTGCGGCCGCCCTCGATCTTGCCTTTGCCCTGGCCACGACCCCAACGGGACAGAGTGTCTCCTGTATCCAGATCACCAGAGAAAAGTGCTATGGTGTTATACAGGCAACCGCGACTCAACCGATACTATGAAAATTCTTCTCATCAATCCCCCAAACAGCGGCAGGTCAATTCCTGAAGAAGAGTTTGGAATCACCTCCATTAAACTGATCTTTCGGGGAGAACCCCTGGCCCTTGAAACCCTGGCAGGCAACCTGCCGGGTCACGACGTGGTTATCGCCGATCTTAAAGCTGATCCCCACTGCCTGGAAAATATTCTAGAAGATTTCGGTCGGCCGGATATCGTCGGACTGACTGGTGTGACCTGCGAGGCCAATGCCGTTCTGTCACTGGCCCGGGATATAAAAAAACGCTGTCGGCCAGACAATCCCGTTACAGTTGTAGGAGGACATCATGCCTCCTGCGACCCCGGCTATTTCAACCGGGAACATATAGATTTTGTTGTTACGGGCCTGGGCAAGGCGACTTTCGCCAACCTGGTGCACCATCTGGAACAAAAAAAATCTCCGGACAGAATCCCCGGCCTGGCCAGGGTCAGAAAAGGACGACCGCTGGCAATCAATCCCAAACGATACAGTACTGAAGATATAGTCGACACAATGCCACCGCGCTATGACCTGGTTGCCGATTACAGGGACAGGTATGTCATGAGCGGAGTGGGGGGCAAAGTCGGCTTTGTTTCCACCGCTTTCGGCTGTACCCACTGCTGTTCCTTCTGTACGATTCCCTCGCTTACCGGAGGCCGTTACATTTCCCATTCCTGCGAATCAATCCTGAGAGATATTGATATGTTGGAAGATGTCTCCCTGATCCGTTTTGTCGATGCCAACACCTTTGGTGACATTGCCATGGCCCGGGAACTTGCACAAACACTGATTGACCGGGGAATAAAAAAACGATTTGTGGCAGACGTCCGAGCCGATACAGTGGTCAATCACCCGCAGATTATGAAACTGTGGGC
The DNA window shown above is from Desulfomarina profundi and carries:
- a CDS encoding beta-ketoacyl synthase N-terminal-like domain-containing protein, whose amino-acid sequence is MSCTITGIGVVGAFGTNLKEMVESVAQAESRPELLSWHEKHHMPVFKAKTDGIAEFFPKNLLRRTDHFSKMALLAASLAIQKYEEQEKCSGDDTGIIVATGYGSITSTCRFKDSVFASEDKGPSPLLFSRSVHNQAASHLAILLGITGPNLTVSQHYLSFHSAVQTACLWLAERRVKRVLVGGIDEFDTILAYSRKRFIKNNMGKYADPALQDLNSIPGEGAGFFLLEKDKRKKGSTLKMPVIGRITRKSFERKEKLGKTICYDYSRSEAVMDKPAWLDPMARKQQSNVDPTATARFSDKPDRQTDSRRFYGEFPTAAALDLAFALATTPTGQSVSCIQITREKCYGVIQATATQPIL
- a CDS encoding B12-binding domain-containing radical SAM protein produces the protein MKILLINPPNSGRSIPEEEFGITSIKLIFRGEPLALETLAGNLPGHDVVIADLKADPHCLENILEDFGRPDIVGLTGVTCEANAVLSLARDIKKRCRPDNPVTVVGGHHASCDPGYFNREHIDFVVTGLGKATFANLVHHLEQKKSPDRIPGLARVRKGRPLAINPKRYSTEDIVDTMPPRYDLVADYRDRYVMSGVGGKVGFVSTAFGCTHCCSFCTIPSLTGGRYISHSCESILRDIDMLEDVSLIRFVDANTFGDIAMARELAQTLIDRGIKKRFVADVRADTVVNHPQIMKLWAEAGLVSVVIGFEEINDDRLAMLNKKSTNRANIKALEILKELDIRVIGDFIISPDYGYEEFEALDNFINYYQIDLPVPSILTPIPGTPLHRRLKNEIAITDLDYYTFSNAVLPTQLSRKAFYTTYSAIMKKLHSHIKNS